A stretch of the Malus domestica chromosome 08, GDT2T_hap1 genome encodes the following:
- the LOC103440561 gene encoding zinc finger CCCH domain-containing protein 22, producing MADEEERVLENLLELQLQEQRESLSTINDALASEPSNTELLALHEEIVQAIKDAEEGLLNLKRARLLREADLVLDGSAHVDEGVKVETIDLTETDVEPEPLEDPSYPVGSKCRFRHTDGRWYNGQVIGLEGSDSAKISFLTPTSENTMICKFFLQQRCRFGTNCRLSHGVDVPLSSLRKYIPTIWEQSLVGSNIWAVSDSKTGVWREAELESWDGALGVGKVVFRDDGSSADLGEDAITLSEHAQMSDEEESDSSSDQSDSSDYEDGTPQGLGFLESTILQRGIQTETAIFAKWENHTRGIASRMMANMGYLEGTGLGASGQGIIDPISVKVLPPKQSLDHAVKSREGEDSKQSKENQGKKRSRGGKRKREKKFAALARAAKEEEESTPDVFSLINSQLAKHGEALNGKSAKKQQSNGSGEGKKVDRRALVAYDDEVKDLKARVGKLEEMAIRNKNEKVVYDAAMRKLTETRNALAQAEAAQASASNAVVSKEKEKRWLKF from the exons ATGGCAGACGAGGAAGAGAGGGTTCTGGAGAACCTACTGGAGCTTCAATTGCAAGAGCAAAGAGAATCTCTCTCTACCATTAACGACGCTCTAGCCTCTGAGCCCAGCAATACCGAGCTTCTCGCG CTTCACGAGGAGATTGTTCAGGCGATTAAAGATGCCGAGGAAGGGCTGCTGAACCTGAAACGGGCACGGTTATTACGAGAAGCTGATTTAGTGCTAGATGGTTCTGCTCATGTTGATGAGGGTGTTAAGGTGGAGACTATTGATCTAACAGAAACAGATGTTGAGCCGGAGCCGCTGGAGGACCCGAGTTACCCTGTTGGGTCGAAATGTAGGTTCCGTCACACTGATGGACGTTGGTATAATGGTCAGGTTATTGGATTGGAGGGTTCGGATTCTGCAAAGATTTCTTTCCTCACTCCTACATCCGAGAATACGATG ATTTGCAagttctttcttcaacaacGATGTCGATTTGGTACCAACTGCCGCTTATCACATG GAGTTGATGTCCCACTTTCCTCACTGAGAAAGTATATCCCGACAATATGGGAGCAGTCACTGGTCGGGTCTAATATTTGGGCAGTATCAGATAGTAAAACTGGTGTGTGGAGGGAAGCTGAACTTGAATCATGGGACGGTGCACTTGGGGTTGGAAAAGTTGTATTCCGAGATGATGGAAGCTCTGCAGATCTTGGGGAGGATGCTATAACATTGTCCGAGCATGCTCAGATGAGtgatgaagaagaaagtgaTTCAAGCTCTGACCAATCTGATTCTAGTGACTATGAAGATGGAACCCCGCAGGGTTTAGGATTTCTTGAAAGCACAATCCTCCAGAGGGGTATTCAGACAGAAACTGCCATATTTGCAAAGTGGGAGAACCACACCCGGGGCATAGCGTCCAGGATGATGGCCAACATGGGTTACCTTGAAGGAACTGGTCTAGGTGCATCTGGCCAGGGAATTATAGATCCCATCTCCGTGAAGGTCCTTCCGCCAAAGCAATCTCTTGATCATGCTGTCAAATCCCGTGAAGGCGAAGATAGTAAACAGAGCAAAGagaatcaaggaaagaagcGTAGCAGGGGTGGTAAGAGGAAGCGTGAAAAGAAGTTTGCAGCACTGGCCAGAGCagcaaaagaagaagaggaatcaACACCAGATGTCTTTAGTCTTATTAATAGCCAACTTGCAAAGCACGGTGAAGCATTGAATGGTAAATCAGCGAAGAAGCAGCAGAGCAATGGATCAGGGGAGGGAAAGAAAGTTGATAGGCGGGCTTTGGTTGCTTACGATGATGAAGTGAAGGACTTGAAGGCGCGAGTTGGGAAGCTTGAAGAAATGGCAATTAGAAACAAAAATGAGAAGGTGGTTTATGATGCTGCGATGAGGAAATTGACGGAGACTCGCAACGCTTTGGCACAGGCAGAGGCCGCTCAAGCGTCTGCGTCGAATGCGGTTGTCAGTAAGGAAAAAGAGAAGAGATGGCTTAAATTTTAG
- the LOC103440564 gene encoding uncharacterized protein isoform X1, translated as MGQVNEHHEATDGLVKLLTKANHDLTVVQHRLEREFQQIYPDNANPMKLVSRIKKIQEELSTLEDQCRELLSAKQDLIDKARTTLVGNRNQLQRMEASMGVFADADSDDSAFANFNQVIDEWTVQVRSKTGDENRDSDSEDINQLLFSAIV; from the exons ATGGGACAGGTAAACGAGCATCACGAAGCGACTGACGGCTTGGTGAAGCTGCTGACGAAGGCGAACCACGATCTGACGGTGGTTCAGCACCGGCTCGAGAGGGAGTTCCAGCAAATCTACCCGGATAATGCGAACCCGATGAAGCTGGTTTCGAGGATAAAGAAGATTCAAGAAGAATTGTCGACTTTGGAAGATCAGTGCCGCGAACTTCTTTCCGCCAAACag gATTTGATTGATAAGGCTAGGACGACTCTGGTTGGGAACAGAAACCAATTGCAGCGGATGGAGGCATCGATGGGAGTTTTCGCCGACGCTGATTCGGATGATTCTGCTTTTGCTAACTTCAACCAG GTCATTGATGAGTGGACGGTTCAAGTCAGATCAAAAACAG GGGATGAGAACCGGGATTCTGATTCGGAGGATATCAACCAGTTACTCTTTTCGGCTATAGTCTAA
- the LOC103440564 gene encoding uncharacterized protein isoform X2: MGQVNEHHEATDGLVKLLTKANHDLTVVQHRLEREFQQIYPDNANPMKLVSRIKKIQEELSTLEDQCRELLSAKQDLIDKARTTLVGNRNQLQRMEASMGVFADADSDDSAFANFNQGMRTGILIRRISTSYSFRL, from the exons ATGGGACAGGTAAACGAGCATCACGAAGCGACTGACGGCTTGGTGAAGCTGCTGACGAAGGCGAACCACGATCTGACGGTGGTTCAGCACCGGCTCGAGAGGGAGTTCCAGCAAATCTACCCGGATAATGCGAACCCGATGAAGCTGGTTTCGAGGATAAAGAAGATTCAAGAAGAATTGTCGACTTTGGAAGATCAGTGCCGCGAACTTCTTTCCGCCAAACag gATTTGATTGATAAGGCTAGGACGACTCTGGTTGGGAACAGAAACCAATTGCAGCGGATGGAGGCATCGATGGGAGTTTTCGCCGACGCTGATTCGGATGATTCTGCTTTTGCTAACTTCAACCAG GGGATGAGAACCGGGATTCTGATTCGGAGGATATCAACCAGTTACTCTTTTCGGCTATAG